GTGGTGCGCGCCCAGACCCGCGATTCGTTGCGCGGCCTGGATTTCACCGTGGCGCAAGTTTACCTCAGCGCGCTGCTGGCCAAATCGAGCCTGCAATTTGCCCAGCAGGATTTGGCCAGTTGGCAAAACACCGTGCAGATCAGCGAGGCCCGCTACCAGGCGGGCGCCATCAGCCTCGCCGATCTGGACGCCATCAAACTGCAGAACCTCTCCTTTCAAACCACCGTTTCCAGCGATCAGTTAGCGCTGCAGCAGGCGCGGACGCAACTGCAACAGCAGATCGGCATCGGCGTTCTGCCCACGAATTTTCAACTTGCCGGAACGCTGCAGTTCAAACCGGTTAAGGGCAATCTGGACGACATGAAGCTGGCGGCACTGCAGGATCGGCCCGATCTGGCCGCGGCGCGCCTGGGCGTGACCGCGGCGCGCAGCCAGCACACCCTGGCGCTCGCCAACGGCAAGCGCAACCTGACCACGACAGCGCAGTACACCCACGTGGCCGCGACCAACAACATCGGCTTTCTCTTCAACATCGAGATCCCCGTCTTCGACCGCAACCAGGGCGAGATTGCGCGCACCGCAGCGGCCACGACCCAGGCGCAGGACGTGGAACGCCAAACCAACGATCTGGTCCTGTCCGATGTCGCCACTGCGTTTGCCGCGGTGCAGCAAGGCAGCAAGGTCGTCAACCTCTACACCTCGGGCTACCGCCAACAGGCCAAGCAGGCTCTGGACATACGCCAGTACGCCTACGCGCGCGGCGCCAGCAGCCTGCTCGACCTGCTCGACGCCGAACGCACCTACCGCAGCACGGAACTGGGGTACCGGCAGGCACTCGCAACCTACATGCTGGCGGTGGAACAGTTGCAAGAAGCGGTAGGAACAAGGAGTTTGCCATGAGGAAGCGATCAGCCGTCAGCTATCAGCTTTCAGCACGCGGGGGCCGTGCCGTTGGCGCCGTGGACCAAGTCGGCATGGACGACAGCGGAATTCACGCAGCGGCGGCCCGCCCCCGGCCAACTGGGAGGCGCGGACCCGGCCGGGCTGGGGCTCCCGGGGCCCCCGGCCCGGCCGAGCGTCAAGCGGGTGGCGTGGCGCCGCCACGCCAGGCCCCGCGCCAGTGGCGGCAGCTTGGAGGAGCCCCGAGCGCCAGCGGGCGGACCCTGCCGGGAATCGAAGCCCGCACTCCGAGCGACCAACGGGAGCGACCAGGGCAAAAAGTGGCGAGCCACTCAATCGTGCGGGGAATCTGCGGGCACAAGTTGGGTTTTGGGCTGGCCGCTCTCGCATTGAGCGGCGGCTTGGTACTGGCCGGCTGCGGCGGGGCCCAGGCGGCGAAGCTGGATGCCACCGGAGGCGCCTCGGCTCCCAAAGCCGCGCTGGTCACGATTCCGCTACAGCAGATGAGTCACGTGCAGGTGGTCGCGGCGCAAACCGCGACCTGGCCGCGGCAGTTGCGCTTCACCGGCAGCGTGGATTACGACCAGTTTCTGACCACCCCGGTCCTGAGCCTGGTGAGCGGACCGGTGGAGCGCATTCTGGTCGTTCCCGGCGAGCACGTCACCAAGGGCCAGCCGCTGCTGCAAGTCACCAGCAACGATTTCGCCCAGGGCCGCGATACCTATCTCAAGGCCTATGCAGCCGCGCAGTTGGC
This genomic stretch from Acidobacteriota bacterium harbors:
- a CDS encoding TolC family protein, giving the protein MDLGYQRGALLPLLCCGLCLAAWSQAKPAPPPPAAPSGPAITLAQALQLAEQHSPALAAVRENIPQAQAQQVTAGIRPNPVLAWDALFVPVFNPSQFTNTYLDNTTEFDASVGYTIERGHKRQARLRAARDITAVVRAQTRDSLRGLDFTVAQVYLSALLAKSSLQFAQQDLASWQNTVQISEARYQAGAISLADLDAIKLQNLSFQTTVSSDQLALQQARTQLQQQIGIGVLPTNFQLAGTLQFKPVKGNLDDMKLAALQDRPDLAAARLGVTAARSQHTLALANGKRNLTTTAQYTHVAATNNIGFLFNIEIPVFDRNQGEIARTAAATTQAQDVERQTNDLVLSDVATAFAAVQQGSKVVNLYTSGYRQQAKQALDIRQYAYARGASSLLDLLDAERTYRSTELGYRQALATYMLAVEQLQEAVGTRSLP
- a CDS encoding efflux RND transporter periplasmic adaptor subunit — encoded protein: MRKRSAVSYQLSARGGRAVGAVDQVGMDDSGIHAAAARPRPTGRRGPGRAGAPGAPGPAERQAGGVAPPRQAPRQWRQLGGAPSASGRTLPGIEARTPSDQRERPGQKVASHSIVRGICGHKLGFGLAALALSGGLVLAGCGGAQAAKLDATGGASAPKAALVTIPLQQMSHVQVVAAQTATWPRQLRFTGSVDYDQFLTTPVLSLVSGPVERILVVPGEHVTKGQPLLQVTSNDFAQGRDTYLKAYAAAQLAEKVQRRDEDLYEHHAIPQTQLQQDETAYSQAQADLNAAEAALHLLGFAHPSPASIGSASPQLPLRAPISGEVVERDVAPGQLIQANSTQCFVISDMSTVWVLANVYQSDLQYVHIGDPVTITSDAYPGNFRGRIQYLSPALDATTRTLQARIATANRRGDLKKAMFVTATVTAGTLRNIVVVPNAAVLRDTENVPFVYVQTDGQNHFAHRTVAIGPSENGFTQITSGLHPGEHVVANGGIFVQFATTFQQ